ATAAAAACCCCGGACTGGCTATTGTATTTGAGAAATCCCAGGTTGAAAAATCGCTCCTGGACTGATGAGGAGCTGTCCCTGGTTTTCAGCAGCATTCTTTTGATGTGAAGACTTTCCTTGCCTATGAGCAGCCATTCATAGCTGCGCTCAATGCCATCCTCCTCCGGAAGAGAAATCTCCAGGATGGCCAAGTTGGTGTTGTCGAGAAATTCGTGGCAGTCAAAGTCGATCTGTCTGTTCATATGCTAATAAAATGTGAAATTATCCCGTTTCGGATGTGCATCAATTGTGCCAGATTTTTAATTGCCGATGGCGGCTTATAATCAAGAGAAAATTAAGCATCCGATTCTTGAAAATTATGAGGATTATGAATGGTCGCCTGTTGCTACGACTGGACTGCACCACGGTTGGTTTTGGGGAAGTAATGTGAGATGTAAATGTTTAATTTAGCACTTAAAAAGCCGTTTTATTTGTCTTTAAGGCTAGGTTTTCTCATCCTGAATCGTTATATTAAAGACTTATGGAGTTTATTTATATTTATGTCTTTGTAGTGAGTTTTATGGCTACGCTCGTACGTTCAACGTTTGGTTTTGGTGAATCTTTGGTTGCTGTTCCCTTGTTTATTTTGTTTATTCCGCTGAATATCGCTGTCCCGCTTTCAGTTTTGATTTCAATTTTGGTTGCGCTGGTCGTGGTTGTCCAGGATCATCGCCAGATACATTTCAATAGTGCCAAATGGTTGATCTTTTTTGCAGTTCTGGGTATACCAATTGGTTTGGTTATTTTGATCTATTGCAATGAGTTCTGGGTTAAGATTGCTTTAGGACTGCTGATCATCACTCATGCGCTTTATTCAATTTTTGGGAAAAATACGCAGCATCTAAAGACAGATAGCAAGTTATGGCTTTTCATTTGCGGTTTTTTGTCGGGTGTATTCGGGGGTGCCTATGGGGTAAATGGACCGCCACTAGTGGTTTACGGCAATATGATGAATTGGAGCGCTAAGCAGTTCAGGGCAACCCTTCAGGCTTATTTCTTACCTGCAAGTTTTATTGGTGCTGTTGGATATTTTGCAAATGGATTGATTACAATTCAAGTGCTCAAGTATTTTGTGATTTCTCTGCCTGCTGTCATTCCAGCAATATTTTTTGGGCGATATTTGAACCATACCATTAAGGAGGACTTTTTTAGCTATGTTTATTTTGCACTTATTGTAATCGGCGTTTTTTTAATTGTCAATTCATTTATGGCGTCTTGAGAAGAACTTATAAAGCTACCCAAATGAATAGCTTTCACAAACTCTGAAACTTTATCTTTTCAATATTGTTCTGATTAAGTCCTTAATTTTAATACGCCTACATATGCCGGAATTACCTGATCTTGAAGTCTTCGCCGCCAACCTGGAAAAACGGTTCAAGCATAAAACCTGGAGCGCCTGGAGGTGCAGGTGGCTAAAAAGTTAAATGTGGCGGAAAAGGAGCTTAAGTAAACTTTAGAGGGGTATCAGCTGAATGCACTAAAACGCGAGGGGAAAACCATCCAGCTACAGATGGGTTTTAGTTGCAGGCTGTCAGGCTGAGCAGCACGTTTCGGCTGATTTGGTAATCACTATAGGTTTGTTCAAGCGGGAGGATGGTGTTCCATTTCCTCAAGGGCTGCGGAATTGCAGTTATGATCAGCTTTCAGTGAACGTACGGCTGATCAGCAAAGAGGTCATCAAGTATCTGAATCTTGAAATTTAGTTATGAAGTTGAATTCAAAAAAAAATATTTTGATCTATAATTGTTGCGTAAAATATAATTCTAATTTTTTTTTTATTTTGAAATAAAATTTTATATCTCAAATATTTTAGTATCTTTGGATATAATTAATATATAATACAATGCAACAAGGAACAGTAAAATTTTTCAATGAGACAAAAGGTTTTGGATTTATCGTGCCAGCGAATGGTGATAGCGAAATCTTTGTTCATTCTTCTGGTTTAATGGACAACATTCGTGAGAATGATTCAGTAAGCTATGACATCGAGCAAGGTAAAAAAGGCTTGAACGCAATTAATGTTAAAATCAGCTAATTAGATTTCCTTCATAATTGATGAATCACCTGCTTTTAGCAGGTGTTTTTTTTTGCCTTTTTTTGCGTGTGATTAAGAATGAGCCGTATGGAGTTTAGTTTTTTGATCTCTCTATGGGTGTGTGTTTTTGCCCTGGAATTCAATAGTACATTATGATCAGGATAGAAAAGGCAAATTTTGGGGAGTTGAAAACTTTGCAGGATCTCGGGAGAACGACTTTTTTGATACTTTTTCCGAAAACAATATGGAGGCTGACATACCGCATTATCTGGCTGTAAATTTCAGCCTGGATAAATTAAGTATTGAGCTGACGTTTGGGAGAAGAATCACAGTGCAATCCGATTTTATGAGAAAAATGGTTTTGTAGCTTTTGATACGCATGTTTTTAAGATGGGAGATGATGAGCAGACTGACATCATGATGCGGAAGCCGTTGACTGTTATAGATACAAAAGGAGCTTTTCATACCTGTGGATTCTGATTTCTCAACTAAAGGCTTGCGCGATTTCTAAGGTTTTCAGAAGGGAGGCGCCTCAGGCGGAATGTAGAGATTATAGATTTGATTTATCTGAAATCTTCAATTATTAAGCTTTTTAGTAAGGAAGCGGTAAGGACTGGTTTGCATGTCAGGACTGCTTAGGTGTAATGTGCGTCAATCGCCTGTCCGATGGACTGAATTTCTTCCTGCTCCAGATTGCCCTCCACTAGGTGCCAGCGACTGTCTGCATCTTGATGAAGGATGCCCAAGGCTTCGTTGTCACGGGTCACGCGGTAATTCCGCTCGTGTTTTGGATTAGCGGCCGGATAGTATGTGGTGATCGTGAATGTTAAGGGTTCAAGCCCGGTGTTGATCGCTACTGATATGTTAAATATTTCTTCTTCTTGCTGCATGGCCTGTTATGGTTTATAGGGTAAACATCTGCCAACTGAAATAGTTAGTCCAAATCGTACACTGTTTTGAAAGCCGTTTGCCATTACCTGCTCGTGATGGCTAATTGATGGTTTATGATTTTGGGGCACCATTATTGGAAGCTAATAGGAAAACCTATGATAGCGATTGATAACGTACAACCTTTAAGCCCTGAAAGTTTATTTGACCTTTTAAAAACGGAATTTCCTGCTTATGTGAATGAACAGCTCGGTAGCAACCTGGCTGTGGAATTTGTCCACGTAGCTGATATTGTGAATATCAGCTTCCCTGAAGTTATTGACGGTAATGCCTACACGATTAGGGTAGGCGATAATAGCCTGGAACTCACTGACCACACTATAGGTGGCACTTACAATACAGCGTTGCTGGAACAGCGTCTGATGGAATTTCTGACTTTGAAGGCAGGATATGCTGGAAACGATCATCTCGCTTCCCATAATACTACCGGACTTTTAATCGCAATACAGTAGGTCGCCGCTACTCATTTCACCAATGACCTGGTCTGCATATTCCTTCTTGATAATATATATAAATGCTTTTAGATAAGGTTCTTTCTTTCGCTCTTTTATGATCTGTTGGTCCTTATCAGTACCAACTTTCAAAGCATTGCTATCATTTTCACTTACCACACAATATTTAATGATCCTGTCTTTTAATTGCCAGGTATAAATATCAAATGGTTTAATGAATTCTCCCTTGGTTTTAGCTGCCTGCCCATATTTGTCATTCAATAGCTGTACAAAGCTTTGAGTCTCTTTCAAAGAAATCTTCCCTGCAACCGCGTTGAAAACCATTAATTTCCCGGTTACAGTTGTGGCAAAATTAATTGCATTAAATTCAAAATCACCGAATCTTGCAATAACATCTTTGTAGGAAAATGTTTGCTGTTTATAGTCAATTCTTACGGACTGCTCACTTCCTATAAATTCGCCATCTGAAACGGTGTCCGCACCAATTATTTCAGATTTTATTTGGTAATAATTAGTATAAGTTTTGTGCTTGTTTTTGGCTGATACAAACGTCGATAACTTGCTGTCCAGGTTAAAATCTTCCAGTTCTATAGCTGGCTCCTTTTTACAACCAATCAGCAAAAGCGCTAAAAGTAACAATCGATATTGTTTTATCATTTTAATAGGGTTATGTCTGTTATTCGTTCCGGTAAGAGATTCTAAATTCATTGGATGTTGATGCCCGTATGGTTCATCATGAAACAGGAGACATCGTCGGCAATTTAGCCATTATTTGTTTATTCTATAATATGCCCGCAAGACCAGCCGTGTCAGCCGGTTATATTTAAGGAAGAAATTCATAACTTGTGCCAACTACTTTTCCGTTTCCTTATGTTCGAGCAAAGAAGCTTTCAGCAACTGTTCAGTGAGTTTTCATCCAGAAAGTCACCTGTGAAAAACGCCGACAAGATCGGGTTAAATGATCCTTTCTATCTTGATTACATCCTGAACTATGAAGGCCTGGAGATTATTCCCGATATCGGGCTACTGGGCTATGAGGAAGTATTGCGGGAAAACAATTATCTGGCGGCGAACTATCCTCAATTGGCTGACCAGGTATGGATGATTGGCACTTCCGGTCAGGGTGACGGCTGGTTTGTGGAGTGCAATACGAACAATGTCCTTTTCTACGATCATGATTTAGGTGAGTACGAAAGTGTGCTCTCTTTCCGTGATTTTAGCATTGGCTTTAGTGAGTTCGTACCGGCCGCTTTCATGCTCCGGGAACTGGAAACTAAGCTGTATGAAGAGGAGGTGGAGGCCGAGACTGTCGAGCATGTTTTTAAACAGTCAATGACCTGTATAAGCAGCACTTTTATGGAGCTGTATCCATACCACTATTTTTAGTTGGCTATGGCATGCATCTTGAAGACAGTCGTATTGGTCTATTAAATAGCTAATTTTATGATTTAAATCTATTTACTTTTTTTGTCGGTTATGAAGCTATCATCAGCATGTTCATCGCTGTTTGTAAGCGGTATGCTTATGGTGGTTTCATTGGAAAATTGACTAAAGCGTTTATTTTATATGATAAAGATTTCGTCCATATATTCTAACTCAAGTCAAAAACATGGCGGTAGTGAGGAGTATTTACTCAGCAATATTTTATAATTATGGAAAGAAAAGAACCTTTTTGCATCGCTTTAGGAGAAAACCTTATCGTTGCAATTTTCAATGATGAACTTGCAGAATTGCAAGATTATGCCATGGATGCAGGAGATACATTGGGGTATATTATGGGGACGGATGCCTGGCTGGAGTTGCAAACAAAAGGAGCCAGATCCGCACTTGTGGCCAGAAGCTACGACAAAACTTATTTTACTTGTTTTGTAGGTGATGAAATCGTCGAAAAAATAAAATACCTTGAGGAGAGTGGGATTCTTGTCCTTTCATCAAATGTAGAATTAAGACCGGAAGAACTCTTGAAAGACTTTAAAGAAGATTCGAGCCTTGATGATATTAGTTACTGGATTGAAGACAGGAGCGAAAAGAAAGGTGTGGATATGGGAGGCCTTATATTTTGTTATTACTCAATAGCGGCAAGAAAAAGGCTTCATGGAAACGATTATATCGATTGATAACTGGCTGACAGGTCTAAGTTCTATAATGTTTGATTTTGGCAAGATGTGATCAATTATCGTTTTTCTTACACTTATATATCTAATTAAACTGTTTATAATATAAATTTGTCCCGCTATGGCGATCCATAGTCGTATAAATAGATTT
This region of Pedobacter steynii genomic DNA includes:
- a CDS encoding cold-shock protein, with protein sequence MQQGTVKFFNETKGFGFIVPANGDSEIFVHSSGLMDNIRENDSVSYDIEQGKKGLNAINVKIS
- a CDS encoding sulfite exporter TauE/SafE family protein, producing MEFIYIYVFVVSFMATLVRSTFGFGESLVAVPLFILFIPLNIAVPLSVLISILVALVVVVQDHRQIHFNSAKWLIFFAVLGIPIGLVILIYCNEFWVKIALGLLIITHALYSIFGKNTQHLKTDSKLWLFICGFLSGVFGGAYGVNGPPLVVYGNMMNWSAKQFRATLQAYFLPASFIGAVGYFANGLITIQVLKYFVISLPAVIPAIFFGRYLNHTIKEDFFSYVYFALIVIGVFLIVNSFMAS